A window of the Haloarcula litorea genome harbors these coding sequences:
- a CDS encoding WD40/YVTN/BNR-like repeat-containing protein — MSDREATRRGVLKGIGASVAAAMGTAALSGSVAAGSPWESVESPTGNTVHDVEYTAAGAYAVAGGGVVLERTELGWKKIVDGGPTGNGNNLYGADVTDDGKALWFVGSSGAIGEYDVESGVLTDHSAPMDVTNNFNDVSVTGAAGEADVYVAGDSGKMYYSFENGASQTWEYVTPGSGSAINAVDFFDDRKGHIVDGNKSVFATADGSTWDKIGLADANVNFYGVDSDGFDDVWIAGGGGMIFHWDGVEWTPADTGDASLRDIEVTDADDDGYAVGGGGKVYDLDDRWTQEQTPTGQNLKAVVRGSTDIAVGSGGTIVEK, encoded by the coding sequence ATGTCCGATCGCGAAGCCACCCGACGTGGCGTGCTCAAGGGTATCGGCGCTTCAGTCGCTGCGGCGATGGGCACCGCGGCCCTCTCGGGCTCGGTGGCCGCCGGCAGTCCCTGGGAGTCCGTCGAGTCGCCGACGGGCAACACCGTCCACGACGTGGAGTACACGGCCGCGGGAGCCTACGCCGTCGCCGGCGGCGGCGTCGTCCTCGAACGGACGGAGCTGGGCTGGAAGAAGATCGTCGACGGCGGCCCGACCGGCAACGGCAACAACCTCTACGGCGCGGACGTGACCGACGACGGGAAGGCCCTCTGGTTCGTCGGCAGCTCCGGTGCGATCGGCGAGTACGACGTCGAGTCCGGGGTCCTGACCGACCACAGCGCGCCGATGGACGTGACCAACAACTTCAACGACGTGTCGGTCACGGGCGCGGCCGGCGAGGCCGACGTCTACGTCGCCGGCGACTCCGGGAAGATGTACTACTCCTTCGAGAACGGCGCGAGTCAGACCTGGGAGTACGTCACGCCGGGCTCCGGGTCGGCCATCAACGCCGTCGACTTCTTCGACGACCGCAAGGGCCACATCGTCGACGGCAACAAGTCCGTCTTCGCGACGGCCGACGGGTCGACCTGGGACAAGATCGGTCTGGCCGACGCCAACGTGAACTTCTACGGCGTCGACTCGGACGGCTTCGACGACGTGTGGATCGCCGGCGGCGGCGGGATGATCTTCCACTGGGACGGCGTCGAGTGGACCCCCGCCGACACCGGCGACGCGAGCCTGCGCGACATCGAGGTCACGGACGCCGACGACGACGGCTACGCGGTCGGCGGCGGCGGGAAGGTCTACGACCTCGACGACCGCTGGACGCAGGAGCAGACCCCGACCGGACAGAACCTGAAGGCCGTCGTCCGGGGCTCGACCGACATCGCGGTCGGCTCCGGCGGCACGATCGTCGAGAAGTGA
- a CDS encoding molybdopterin-binding protein — protein MVDFQSRDTRRGVDDDQPEGEDESEDETDADEQAAEPADARQPADGADTREAEVDGDDEGAAAASDADGEPTDDAPAAETADDPLAEPGSEQGTDGPGDDSPADGPPAAGAAGSKVAGGRPEATASPDDDAAPAIDVALVGVGTEDGGALETAAAAVESCGHAVATRERLRPDYDGVQQSVDALVGRDDVDAVVTVGGVGITPGQVTVEATHPLFSKALPGFGEAFRSLLFEHIGTGIVAERSTAGIADGTVVFCLPDDPEAARLGIEEIVATEGPRLVDHLSE, from the coding sequence ATGGTCGATTTCCAGTCCCGCGACACGCGTCGGGGAGTCGACGACGACCAGCCCGAGGGCGAGGACGAGAGCGAGGACGAAACGGACGCCGACGAGCAGGCGGCGGAGCCAGCGGACGCCCGGCAGCCCGCGGACGGGGCGGACACACGGGAGGCCGAGGTCGACGGCGACGACGAGGGGGCGGCGGCCGCCAGCGACGCGGACGGGGAACCGACCGACGACGCTCCGGCGGCGGAGACCGCCGACGACCCGCTGGCCGAGCCGGGGAGCGAGCAGGGGACCGACGGACCGGGCGACGACTCGCCGGCCGACGGGCCGCCCGCGGCCGGTGCGGCGGGGTCGAAGGTCGCCGGCGGCCGGCCGGAGGCGACCGCGTCGCCGGACGACGACGCGGCCCCCGCGATCGACGTGGCCCTGGTCGGCGTCGGGACGGAGGACGGCGGGGCACTGGAGACGGCGGCGGCGGCCGTCGAGTCCTGTGGCCACGCCGTCGCGACGCGCGAACGGCTCCGGCCCGACTACGACGGCGTCCAGCAGTCGGTCGACGCGCTCGTCGGCCGCGACGACGTCGACGCCGTCGTCACCGTCGGCGGCGTCGGCATCACCCCCGGACAGGTGACCGTCGAGGCCACCCACCCGCTCTTCTCCAAGGCGTTGCCGGGGTTCGGCGAGGCGTTCCGCTCGCTGCTGTTCGAGCACATCGGGACCGGCATCGTCGCCGAGCGGTCGACCGCCGGCATCGCCGACGGGACGGTCGTGTTCTGCCTCCCCGACGACCCGGAGGCCGCCCGCCTCGGGATCGAGGAGATCGTCGCCACCGAGGGACCGCGGCTCGTCGACCACCTCTCGGAGTGA
- a CDS encoding aldo/keto reductase, protein MESVQVQGTSVPAIGLGTWQLTGTDCRETVRTALELGYRHVDTAQAYGNERQVGRGIAAADVDREDVFLTTKLDGGNRDPASVRRSVHESLAKLGTDYLDLLLIHWPNAPWMVDNGETLRAMDRLVDEGLVRNVGVSNFPRDLLDDARRQSDAPIITDQVQYHPYWDQRELLDYCRIHDVLLTAYSPLARGGVLDDPALVQIGNRHGKSPAQVALRWLVQQDGVAAVPKASSRDHLAANLAVFDFELTDAEMERVRDPSKVTTGYHYARSMLPF, encoded by the coding sequence ATGGAATCAGTACAGGTGCAGGGCACCTCGGTCCCCGCGATCGGCCTGGGCACGTGGCAACTGACGGGTACCGACTGCCGGGAGACGGTGCGGACCGCGCTCGAACTGGGCTACCGGCACGTCGACACCGCACAGGCGTACGGCAACGAGCGGCAGGTCGGCCGGGGGATCGCGGCGGCCGACGTCGACCGCGAGGACGTCTTCCTCACGACGAAACTCGACGGGGGCAACCGCGATCCGGCGAGCGTCCGCCGGTCGGTCCACGAGAGCCTCGCCAAGCTCGGCACCGACTATCTGGATCTCCTCCTCATCCACTGGCCGAACGCGCCGTGGATGGTCGACAACGGCGAGACGCTGCGGGCGATGGACCGCCTCGTCGACGAGGGCCTCGTCCGCAACGTCGGCGTGAGCAACTTCCCGCGGGACCTGCTCGACGACGCCCGCCGGCAGTCCGACGCCCCGATCATCACCGACCAGGTGCAGTACCACCCCTACTGGGACCAGCGGGAGCTGCTCGACTACTGTCGCATCCACGACGTGTTGCTGACGGCGTACAGCCCGCTGGCCCGCGGCGGCGTCCTCGACGACCCGGCGCTGGTCCAGATCGGCAACCGCCACGGCAAGTCCCCCGCACAGGTCGCGCTCCGCTGGCTCGTCCAGCAGGACGGCGTAGCGGCCGTCCCGAAGGCGTCGAGTCGCGACCACCTGGCGGCGAACCTCGCGGTCTTCGACTTCGAGTTGACCGACGCCGAGATGGAACGCGTCAGGGACCCCTCGAAGGTCACGACCGGCTATCACTACGCCCGGTCGATGCTACCGTTCTGA